In the genome of Pseudomonas protegens, one region contains:
- a CDS encoding AraC family transcriptional regulator, producing the protein MIDSAQLHHLPRAIAAKSPGDIDSLLANMAPLAPLLDCIPSAVFFIKDLQARYLIANLTLAQRCGFKSIRPLLGKTSAEVFPAVLGPVYTEQDQRVLQQGVTIKGQLELHLYGSREPGWCLTHKLPLYDRDARIIGMAGISLDLQAAHDTHPAYARLAAVDRHIREHCSEAIRLQDLTRIAKLSAAQLERYCKRIFHLTPRQMIHKARLEQASQLLLTQEPITEVALQCGYTDHSAFSRQFKALTGLSPRQFRQNAAAPLTPDRKCGSRTGH; encoded by the coding sequence ATGATCGATAGCGCACAGCTCCACCACTTGCCCAGGGCCATCGCCGCCAAATCCCCCGGGGACATCGACAGCCTGCTGGCCAACATGGCGCCCCTCGCCCCCCTGCTGGACTGCATCCCCAGCGCGGTGTTCTTCATCAAGGATTTGCAGGCCCGCTACCTGATCGCCAACCTGACCCTGGCCCAGCGCTGCGGCTTCAAGAGCATCCGCCCGCTGCTGGGCAAGACCTCCGCCGAGGTCTTTCCCGCGGTGCTCGGACCGGTCTACACCGAGCAGGACCAACGCGTGTTGCAGCAGGGCGTGACCATCAAGGGCCAGTTGGAACTGCACCTGTACGGCAGCCGCGAACCGGGCTGGTGCCTGACCCACAAGCTGCCGCTGTATGACCGCGACGCCCGGATCATCGGCATGGCCGGGATCTCCCTGGACCTGCAGGCCGCCCATGACACCCATCCGGCCTATGCACGCCTGGCGGCGGTGGACCGGCATATCCGCGAGCACTGCAGCGAAGCCATCCGCCTGCAGGACCTGACCCGCATCGCCAAGCTGTCCGCGGCCCAGCTGGAGCGCTACTGCAAGCGCATCTTCCACCTCACGCCGCGGCAGATGATCCACAAGGCGCGCCTGGAACAGGCCTCACAACTGCTGCTGACCCAGGAGCCGATCACCGAGGTGGCACTGCAATGCGGCTACACCGACCACAGCGCCTTCAGCCGGCAATTCAAGGCCCTCACCGGACTCAGCCCGCGGCAGTTCCGGCAGAACGCCGCGGCCCCGCTCACGCCTGACAGAAAGTGCGGTAGTCGAACAGGGCATTGA
- a CDS encoding helix-turn-helix domain-containing protein encodes MSIRLKLLRKKLGVTLEALAEKSGMTKSYLSKVERGLNTPSIAAALKLAKALNVKVEELFAEDSISLDSYSLVRSDERQSLAANDQTPGYAVLAHQVSERNLLPFIIYPAKEFSDKTFKEHLGEEFLFVHEGQVEVDFMNERVILNRGDALHFNAQKPHRIRSLGDEQAQLLVVVHSSEE; translated from the coding sequence ATGTCTATCCGTTTGAAATTATTGAGAAAAAAACTTGGCGTGACCCTGGAGGCGCTGGCCGAAAAATCCGGGATGACCAAGAGTTACCTGTCGAAAGTCGAGCGCGGGTTGAACACCCCGTCGATCGCCGCCGCCTTGAAGCTGGCCAAGGCGTTGAACGTCAAGGTCGAGGAGCTGTTCGCCGAGGACAGCATCAGCCTGGACAGCTACAGCCTGGTGCGCAGCGATGAGCGCCAGTCATTGGCAGCCAACGACCAGACGCCGGGCTATGCGGTGCTGGCCCATCAGGTCAGCGAGCGCAACCTGCTGCCGTTCATCATCTACCCGGCCAAAGAGTTCAGTGACAAGACCTTCAAGGAACACCTGGGGGAGGAGTTCCTGTTCGTCCATGAAGGCCAGGTGGAAGTGGACTTCATGAACGAGCGGGTGATTCTCAACCGTGGCGACGCGCTGCACTTCAACGCGCAGAAACCCCACCGCATTCGTTCCCTGGGGGACGAGCAGGCGCAGTTGCTGGTGGTGGTACACAGCAGCGAAGAATGA
- the yiaY gene encoding L-threonine dehydrogenase encodes MSSTFFIPAVNIMGINCLDEAMEAIRNYGFRKALIVTDAGLAKAGVAGMIAEKLAMQDIDSVIFDGAKPNPSIANVEQGLAQLQQSQCDFVISLGGGSPHDCAKGIALCATNGGQIGDYEGVDRSSKPQLPLIAINTTAGTASEMTRFCIITDESRHVKMAIVDRNVTPLLSVNDPALMVAMPKGLTAATGMDALTHAVEAYVSTAANPITDACALKAISMISANLRQAVHDGSDLQARENMAYAQFLAGMAFNNASLGFVHAMAHQLGGFYDLPHGVCNAVLLPHVQSFNASVCAQRLTDVAHALGADIRGFSPEEGAQAAITAIRALARDVEIPAGLRELGAKLQDIPLLAANALKDACGLTNPRPADQRQIEEIFRSAF; translated from the coding sequence ATGAGCAGCACCTTCTTCATTCCCGCCGTCAACATCATGGGTATCAACTGCCTGGACGAAGCCATGGAGGCCATTCGCAACTATGGCTTTCGCAAGGCGCTGATCGTCACCGACGCCGGCCTGGCCAAGGCCGGGGTGGCCGGGATGATCGCCGAGAAGCTGGCCATGCAGGACATCGATTCGGTGATCTTCGATGGCGCCAAGCCCAATCCGAGCATCGCCAACGTCGAGCAGGGACTGGCGCAGTTGCAGCAATCGCAGTGCGATTTCGTCATCTCCCTGGGCGGCGGTTCGCCCCATGACTGCGCCAAGGGTATTGCCCTGTGTGCCACCAACGGCGGACAGATTGGCGACTACGAAGGGGTCGACCGCTCAAGCAAGCCGCAGTTGCCGCTGATCGCCATCAACACCACCGCCGGCACCGCCAGCGAAATGACTCGCTTCTGCATCATTACCGACGAGTCGCGCCACGTGAAAATGGCCATCGTCGACCGTAACGTCACGCCGTTGCTCTCGGTCAACGACCCGGCGCTGATGGTGGCCATGCCCAAGGGCCTGACCGCCGCCACCGGCATGGACGCCCTGACCCATGCCGTGGAGGCCTACGTGTCCACCGCCGCCAACCCGATCACCGACGCCTGCGCGCTCAAGGCCATTAGCATGATCAGCGCCAACCTGCGTCAGGCGGTGCACGACGGCAGCGATCTGCAGGCGCGGGAGAACATGGCCTATGCGCAGTTCCTCGCCGGCATGGCCTTCAACAATGCGTCCCTGGGCTTTGTGCACGCCATGGCCCACCAACTGGGCGGTTTCTACGACTTGCCGCACGGTGTGTGCAACGCCGTGCTGCTGCCCCATGTGCAGAGCTTCAATGCCTCGGTGTGTGCCCAGCGCCTGACCGATGTGGCCCATGCCCTGGGCGCGGACATCCGTGGCTTCAGCCCGGAAGAGGGCGCCCAGGCGGCGATCACGGCGATTCGCGCCTTGGCCCGGGATGTGGAGATTCCTGCCGGTCTGCGTGAGCTGGGGGCCAAGTTGCAGGACATTCCGCTGCTGGCGGCCAACGCCCTGAAAGACGCCTGCGGCCTGACCAACCCGCGTCCGGCGGATCAACGGCAGATCGAGGAGATTTTCCGTAGCGCGTTTTGA
- a CDS encoding DUF4142 domain-containing protein — translation MNTLATVLGRAGLALLLGLGAGRALAQSPAAFIDAASAQAMADIEASRQAHRQSSSKALKEYTIQVIDDRTTANQHLAKIARQLDLPVAPREQLLEQAKRLVRALPADEDSDRVYATNQIKATQAAIRQIRQQAQTSELPELKAFAEETLPKLENHLQMARALRAGRPIDRLEG, via the coding sequence ATGAACACGCTGGCCACTGTCCTGGGCCGCGCCGGCCTGGCCCTGTTGCTCGGCCTTGGCGCCGGCCGCGCCCTGGCCCAATCCCCGGCGGCCTTCATCGACGCGGCCTCGGCCCAGGCCATGGCCGATATCGAAGCCAGCCGCCAGGCACATCGGCAGAGCTCATCCAAGGCGCTCAAGGAATACACCATCCAGGTGATCGACGATCGCACCACCGCCAATCAGCACCTGGCGAAAATCGCCAGGCAGCTGGACCTGCCGGTGGCCCCCCGGGAGCAGTTGCTGGAGCAGGCCAAGCGCCTGGTGCGGGCACTTCCCGCAGACGAAGATAGCGACCGCGTCTACGCCACGAACCAGATCAAGGCCACCCAAGCCGCGATCCGGCAGATCCGCCAACAGGCGCAAACCAGCGAGCTTCCCGAGCTCAAGGCGTTCGCCGAGGAAACCCTGCCCAAACTGGAAAACCACCTGCAGATGGCCAGGGCGCTGCGCGCCGGCCGCCCGATCGATCGGCTGGAGGGGTGA
- a CDS encoding FAD/NAD(P)-binding oxidoreductase, translating into MNAQRLSCQILIVGSGPAGLAAARAASHCARSIVLIDDNPRPGGQIWRQGPTPSPAAAERFQVVQHPAVRYLGATRVIAALGPHRLLLEDARQAWQLDFEQLILCCGAQELLLPFPGWTLPGVTGAGGLQALLKNGLSLRGKTLVIAGSGPLLLATAATARQAGARLLRVLEQAPATAVLGFASQLWRWPSKLAQAVQLLTPAYRCNAHVVEALGDQQLQRVRIRQGRHLAELACDYLACGFGLVPNTRLASHLGCRLEQGAIVVDPQQRSSLPQVLAAGECTGIGGSELALIEGEIAGCVASGQSARAATLIDRRRHWQDFAARLQRHFALQPQILQLARPDTLFCRCEDVPYAAVAGATDWNSAKLHSRCGMGACQGRVCASAARRLFDWPEVAPRSPLVPARIATLMLDACPPHAAD; encoded by the coding sequence ATGAACGCCCAGCGCCTGAGCTGCCAGATCCTGATTGTCGGCAGCGGCCCGGCGGGGCTGGCCGCGGCCCGGGCCGCCAGCCACTGCGCGCGCTCGATCGTGCTCATCGACGACAACCCGCGGCCCGGCGGGCAGATCTGGCGCCAGGGTCCGACACCCTCGCCGGCCGCCGCCGAACGCTTCCAGGTTGTGCAGCACCCGGCGGTGCGCTATCTGGGCGCGACCCGCGTGATCGCCGCCCTGGGCCCGCACCGCCTGTTGCTGGAGGATGCCCGCCAGGCCTGGCAGCTGGACTTCGAACAACTGATCCTGTGCTGCGGCGCCCAGGAACTGCTGCTGCCCTTTCCGGGCTGGACCCTGCCCGGGGTCACCGGCGCCGGAGGCCTGCAGGCCCTGCTGAAAAACGGCCTGTCCCTGCGCGGCAAAACCCTGGTGATCGCCGGCAGCGGCCCCTTGCTGCTGGCCACCGCCGCCACCGCGCGCCAGGCCGGGGCGCGGCTGCTGCGGGTGCTGGAACAGGCGCCCGCCACGGCGGTGCTGGGGTTTGCCAGCCAACTGTGGCGCTGGCCGAGCAAGCTGGCCCAGGCGGTGCAACTGCTCACCCCGGCCTACCGCTGCAACGCCCACGTGGTGGAGGCCCTGGGCGACCAACAACTGCAACGGGTACGCATCCGCCAGGGCCGGCACCTCGCGGAACTGGCCTGCGACTACCTGGCCTGCGGCTTCGGCCTGGTGCCCAATACCCGGCTGGCCAGTCACTTGGGCTGTCGCCTGGAACAGGGGGCCATAGTCGTCGACCCGCAGCAACGCAGCAGCCTGCCCCAGGTCCTGGCCGCCGGTGAATGCACCGGCATCGGCGGCAGCGAACTGGCCTTGATCGAAGGCGAGATTGCCGGCTGCGTCGCCAGCGGCCAGAGTGCCCGGGCCGCCACGCTGATCGACCGGCGCCGGCACTGGCAGGACTTCGCCGCACGGCTGCAACGGCACTTCGCACTGCAACCGCAGATCCTGCAACTGGCCCGTCCCGATACCCTGTTCTGCCGTTGCGAAGATGTGCCCTACGCCGCCGTCGCCGGCGCGACGGACTGGAACAGCGCCAAGCTGCACAGCCGCTGCGGCATGGGCGCCTGCCAGGGCCGGGTCTGCGCCAGCGCCGCCCGGCGTCTGTTCGACTGGCCCGAAGTGGCGCCGCGTTCACCCCTGGTGCCGGCCCGAATTGCCACCTTGATGCTCGACGCCTGCCCGCCGCACGCGGCAGACTGA
- a CDS encoding type I restriction endonuclease: protein MEFLEKLTNLAAKVRLQGAAIQTEEATKNAFVMPFISTVLGYDVFDPMEVTPEFVCDVGTKKGEKIDYAIIKDGEVQMLIECKKIGEPLHINHASQLFRYFHVTSARISILTNGQVYKFFTDLDAPNKMDEKPFLELDLLDIDEYSVPELIKLTKSAFDVDSVLSAAGELKYVSQIKKVIASQISKPDDDFVKVFASRVYEGVITQKVREQFSELTRKAIGQFLNDQINDRLKSAMSGTNQTVITTHSAPINDGREVAEEDGPDEKIFTTLEELEGYHIVRAVVRSVVDAKRIVQRDTQSYFGILLDDNNRKPICRLHFNRAQKYIGIFDQDKVETRHPISSVDEIYEYSEHLKKTVGFYD, encoded by the coding sequence ATGGAATTTCTCGAAAAACTAACCAATCTTGCTGCCAAGGTGCGTTTGCAAGGTGCAGCCATTCAAACTGAAGAGGCTACGAAGAACGCTTTTGTGATGCCCTTTATCAGTACGGTTTTGGGCTATGACGTTTTCGATCCGATGGAGGTGACCCCGGAATTCGTCTGTGATGTCGGAACCAAGAAAGGCGAGAAGATCGATTACGCGATCATCAAGGACGGCGAGGTGCAGATGCTCATCGAGTGCAAGAAAATCGGTGAGCCACTGCACATCAATCATGCTTCTCAGTTGTTTCGTTATTTTCATGTCACCAGTGCGCGTATCTCCATTCTCACCAACGGTCAGGTGTACAAGTTCTTCACCGATCTGGACGCACCGAACAAGATGGATGAGAAACCTTTCCTTGAGCTCGACCTGCTGGATATTGACGAGTACTCCGTTCCTGAATTGATCAAGTTGACCAAGTCGGCGTTTGACGTCGATTCAGTACTCAGTGCAGCTGGCGAATTGAAGTACGTCAGTCAGATCAAGAAAGTGATTGCCTCCCAGATCAGCAAACCTGATGACGACTTTGTGAAGGTTTTTGCTTCTCGGGTGTATGAGGGGGTGATTACCCAGAAAGTCAGGGAGCAGTTCTCTGAGCTGACACGCAAGGCCATCGGGCAGTTTCTCAATGACCAGATCAATGACCGCCTCAAATCAGCCATGAGTGGCACTAATCAGACGGTCATCACGACGCACTCTGCCCCCATCAACGATGGGCGTGAGGTCGCCGAGGAGGACGGCCCGGATGAAAAGATTTTCACGACGCTGGAGGAGCTTGAGGGTTATCACATCGTGCGAGCGGTGGTGCGTTCGGTGGTCGATGCCAAGCGGATTGTCCAACGTGATACCCAGAGCTATTTCGGTATCTTGCTCGACGACAACAATCGCAAGCCCATTTGCCGTCTGCATTTCAACCGTGCCCAAAAGTACATCGGCATTTTCGACCAGGACAAAGTTGAAACGCGTCATCCGATCAGTTCGGTCGATGAGATCTATGAATATTCGGAACATCTGAAGAAGACCGTGGGTTTTTACGACTAG
- a CDS encoding GNAT family N-acetyltransferase has product MALAPRAAISDLYHRGEDYFFGSISQFHRRFGDDLNAYCTGVAASSLNLLLMQGSERDNAGPLAEGVAFLKGAGVPFCVVMPQAQVARYSPQLLQQQMLAADQTCCMALDLATCVPRQVAPGLGQVRCSDRHLEDWARPVASAFESGDAAIEQYLARHRAALQAGRALHHFSLYVDQRPVSALTLSLGPEVARLDDIGTLQGFQGRGYATALIHAVLGLAQARGARWCVLEASLDGLSIYRKAGFNALFDYRTFCQA; this is encoded by the coding sequence ATGGCGCTGGCACCGCGTGCTGCGATCAGCGATCTGTACCATCGGGGCGAGGATTATTTCTTCGGGTCCATCTCGCAGTTCCATCGACGCTTTGGCGATGACCTGAACGCCTATTGCACCGGCGTGGCCGCCAGTAGCCTGAACCTGCTGCTGATGCAGGGCAGCGAGCGCGACAACGCCGGGCCTCTGGCCGAGGGCGTGGCCTTTCTCAAGGGCGCCGGCGTGCCGTTCTGTGTGGTGATGCCCCAGGCCCAGGTGGCGCGTTATAGCCCGCAGTTGCTCCAGCAGCAGATGCTGGCGGCGGACCAGACCTGCTGCATGGCGCTCGATCTTGCAACCTGCGTCCCGCGCCAGGTCGCGCCGGGGCTGGGCCAGGTGCGCTGCAGCGATCGGCATCTAGAGGACTGGGCGCGGCCGGTGGCAAGTGCCTTCGAGTCGGGGGACGCGGCCATCGAGCAGTACCTGGCGCGGCATCGGGCGGCGTTGCAGGCCGGCCGGGCCTTGCACCATTTCAGCCTGTATGTCGATCAGCGTCCGGTGAGTGCCTTGACCCTGTCCCTGGGGCCGGAGGTGGCGCGGCTGGACGATATCGGCACGCTGCAGGGCTTCCAGGGGCGCGGCTACGCCACGGCGCTGATCCACGCGGTGCTCGGTTTGGCCCAGGCCCGGGGCGCCAGGTGGTGCGTGCTGGAGGCCTCGCTCGACGGTCTGTCGATCTACCGCAAGGCCGGCTTCAATGCCCTGTTCGACTACCGCACTTTCTGTCAGGCGTGA
- the fos gene encoding fosfomycin resistance glutathione transferase has product MLTGLNHLTLAVSDLPRSLAFYHSLLQLRLEATWDAGAYLSLPGLWLCLSLDPQRQAPAVADYTHYAFGVGAADFPWLVQRLREARVQAWRGNRSEGASFYFLDPDGHRLEAHVGDLASRLRACREHPYAGMRFYPSD; this is encoded by the coding sequence ATGCTCACCGGTCTCAATCACCTGACCCTGGCGGTCAGCGACTTGCCCCGCAGCCTGGCCTTCTATCACTCGCTGTTGCAACTGCGTCTGGAGGCCACCTGGGATGCAGGAGCCTACCTGTCACTGCCGGGACTGTGGCTGTGCCTGTCCCTGGACCCGCAACGGCAGGCACCGGCGGTTGCCGATTACACCCATTACGCCTTTGGTGTCGGTGCTGCGGATTTTCCATGGCTGGTCCAGCGCCTGCGAGAGGCCCGGGTGCAGGCGTGGCGCGGCAACCGCAGCGAGGGCGCGTCGTTTTATTTTCTCGATCCCGATGGCCATCGACTGGAGGCCCATGTCGGTGACTTGGCCTCGCGATTACGCGCCTGTCGCGAACATCCTTATGCGGGAATGCGCTTTTACCCCAGCGACTGA
- a CDS encoding 2Fe-2S iron-sulfur cluster-binding protein, translating to MIIYLDRQALAVRPGLTVAAAVAASGDPRTRSACNGAPRAPFCGMGICQECRMSIDGLRQLACQTLCRDGMQVERSQ from the coding sequence ATGATCATCTACCTGGATCGACAGGCACTGGCCGTGCGCCCCGGCCTCACGGTCGCCGCCGCCGTGGCCGCCAGCGGCGACCCGCGGACCCGCAGCGCCTGCAACGGCGCGCCACGGGCACCGTTCTGCGGCATGGGCATATGCCAGGAATGCCGGATGAGCATCGACGGCCTGCGCCAACTGGCCTGCCAGACCCTGTGCCGGGACGGCATGCAGGTGGAGCGCAGCCAATGA
- a CDS encoding LysE family translocator codes for MTSSLLLAVIASGFIYAITPGPGVLAVFGIGASRGRKAGAGFLGGHMLGDVLWCSTALIAIVGAREIGSDAFNVLGLLSGLYLLWLGIRAIRARRGNGDEPQGAARHPFWHGVVFGLTNPKAYPVAVATFTALLSSRAELLTWSMLPGLIALSFLGGLGAYAILIGVVGARQVRSWYQRHELAITRVCGVMFIGFAINALLHAVPGLIGNKA; via the coding sequence ATGACCTCATCGCTGTTGCTGGCCGTTATCGCCTCGGGTTTCATCTATGCCATCACCCCCGGACCCGGGGTCCTGGCGGTGTTCGGTATCGGTGCGTCCCGAGGCCGCAAGGCCGGCGCCGGGTTTCTTGGCGGGCACATGCTGGGGGATGTGCTCTGGTGCAGCACGGCGCTGATCGCCATTGTCGGCGCCCGGGAAATCGGCAGCGATGCGTTCAATGTCCTCGGCCTGCTCAGTGGCCTGTACCTGCTCTGGCTGGGAATACGTGCGATCCGCGCCCGTCGCGGCAACGGCGATGAACCCCAGGGCGCCGCGCGCCATCCGTTCTGGCACGGCGTGGTCTTCGGACTGACCAACCCCAAGGCTTATCCGGTGGCGGTGGCGACGTTCACCGCCTTGCTGTCCAGCCGCGCCGAACTGCTCACCTGGTCCATGCTGCCCGGCCTGATTGCCCTGAGCTTCCTGGGTGGCCTCGGCGCTTACGCTATTCTCATCGGCGTGGTCGGTGCGCGGCAGGTACGCAGTTGGTATCAGCGTCACGAGCTGGCGATCACCCGGGTCTGCGGGGTGATGTTCATCGGTTTCGCGATCAATGCCCTGCTGCATGCGGTGCCGGGGCTGATCGGCAACAAGGCATAA
- a CDS encoding DUF4917 family protein, protein MTDFQEFDAELEDWNALGTSMAFNGLLIGNGASRAVWEDFAYDSLFENARTVEEKPLSPSELSVFEALQTRSFEQVLSALKTTSRVNKALAVSSAAPRNRYYAIKEALINTVHAVHIPWRLVQPQSLAAINQELRRYPTVFTSNYDLLNYWAVQHDSQGIDDLFHGADPAFELGTTPRAATRILYLHGGLHLVRNLDGSARKLTATEGTLLGSFAINNTLKTLDDVPLFVSEGPLADKLKTIRSSDYLSFCYQQLLDHSGALCLFGHNLGPQDQHLVQALRQSAVTTLAISIYPRSAAFIQHQKRHYAKLFEGLELNLRFFDAKTHALGNPALSVPVER, encoded by the coding sequence ATGACGGATTTCCAGGAATTTGACGCCGAACTTGAAGACTGGAACGCCCTGGGCACGAGCATGGCCTTCAACGGCCTGCTGATCGGCAATGGCGCCAGCCGCGCCGTGTGGGAAGACTTTGCCTACGACTCGCTGTTCGAAAACGCCCGCACCGTGGAAGAAAAGCCCCTGAGCCCATCCGAACTCAGCGTGTTCGAAGCCCTGCAGACCCGCAGCTTCGAACAGGTGCTCAGCGCCCTGAAAACCACCAGCCGGGTGAACAAGGCCCTGGCGGTCAGCTCGGCGGCGCCGCGCAACCGCTACTACGCGATCAAGGAAGCGCTGATCAATACCGTGCATGCGGTGCACATCCCCTGGCGCCTGGTACAGCCGCAAAGCCTGGCGGCCATCAACCAGGAACTGCGGCGCTACCCCACGGTGTTCACCAGCAATTACGACCTGCTCAATTACTGGGCCGTGCAGCATGACAGCCAAGGCATCGACGACCTGTTCCACGGCGCCGATCCGGCCTTCGAACTGGGCACCACACCCCGTGCCGCGACCCGCATCCTCTACCTGCACGGTGGCCTGCACCTGGTGCGCAACCTTGATGGCAGCGCACGCAAACTGACGGCCACCGAAGGCACCCTGCTGGGCAGCTTCGCCATCAACAACACCCTCAAGACCCTGGACGACGTGCCGCTGTTCGTCAGCGAAGGGCCGCTGGCGGACAAGCTCAAGACCATTCGCAGCTCGGACTACCTGTCGTTCTGCTACCAGCAACTGCTGGATCACAGCGGCGCCCTGTGCCTCTTCGGCCACAACCTCGGGCCCCAGGACCAGCACCTGGTGCAGGCGCTCCGCCAGTCGGCCGTCACGACCCTGGCGATCTCCATCTACCCGCGCAGCGCGGCGTTCATCCAGCACCAGAAGCGCCACTACGCCAAGCTGTTCGAAGGGTTGGAGTTGAACCTGCGCTTCTTCGATGCCAAGACCCACGCCCTGGGCAACCCGGCCCTGTCGGTGCCTGTGGAGCGCTGA
- a CDS encoding GGDEF domain-containing protein → MATNNSAPLASFIDLLLDAVCAVDIEGRFVFISAACERVFGYTADELIGRRMIELVHPDDRERTLQAAREIMGGVPKPNFENRYLRKDGRVAHILWSARWSEVDQLRIAVARDITERKLAESKQAALYAISEAAHATEDLLGLFKRVHRIIGEWLPAVNFVLALYDERSDSLSFPYHVDDCESSPERPGTLIGRFCAQVLHHGQSLLLAPTCPLSRDLWNEFAGIQGPRCWLGVPLNSQKGTIGVLMVKSAPGAQGYGEAELELLQYVSAQLAAAIERAQLHARLHYMAEYDQLTHLPNRELLRERLRSALARARRDSGRMALLYVDLDKFKEVNDTCGHAVGDMLLQAVANRLKGCVRETDTVARMGGDEFVVLLESVQHSDDAQQVAEKIRHALNEPLRLDGHWLNILPSIGIGLYPEHGLEEKQLFKHADEAMYAAKRERKSRSNA, encoded by the coding sequence ATGGCAACCAACAACTCCGCGCCTCTGGCCAGTTTCATCGACCTGCTCCTGGATGCCGTGTGCGCCGTGGATATCGAGGGTCGCTTCGTCTTCATCAGCGCTGCCTGTGAACGGGTCTTCGGCTACACCGCCGATGAGCTGATCGGGCGGCGGATGATCGAGCTGGTGCACCCGGATGATCGCGAGCGCACCCTGCAGGCCGCCCGGGAAATCATGGGCGGTGTGCCCAAGCCCAACTTCGAGAATCGCTACCTGCGCAAGGATGGGCGGGTGGCGCATATCCTCTGGTCGGCGCGCTGGTCGGAGGTGGACCAGTTGCGCATTGCCGTGGCCCGGGACATCACCGAACGCAAGCTGGCCGAGTCGAAACAGGCGGCGCTGTACGCCATCTCCGAGGCGGCCCACGCCACTGAAGACCTGCTGGGGCTGTTCAAGCGTGTGCACCGGATCATCGGCGAGTGGCTGCCGGCGGTCAATTTCGTCCTGGCGCTGTACGACGAGCGCAGCGACAGCCTGAGCTTTCCCTACCACGTCGACGATTGCGAAAGCAGCCCGGAACGGCCTGGAACCCTGATCGGTCGTTTTTGCGCCCAGGTGCTGCACCACGGCCAGTCCCTGCTGCTGGCGCCCACCTGCCCGTTGAGCCGGGATCTGTGGAACGAGTTCGCGGGCATTCAAGGCCCGCGGTGCTGGCTGGGGGTGCCGCTGAATTCGCAGAAGGGCACCATCGGCGTGCTCATGGTCAAGAGCGCCCCCGGCGCGCAAGGCTACGGTGAGGCGGAGCTGGAACTGCTGCAGTACGTCAGTGCCCAGCTGGCGGCGGCCATCGAACGCGCGCAATTGCATGCGCGCCTGCACTACATGGCCGAGTACGACCAACTGACCCATCTGCCCAACCGCGAGCTGCTGCGCGAGCGCTTGCGTTCGGCCCTGGCCCGGGCCCGGCGCGATTCGGGACGCATGGCCCTGCTGTACGTCGACCTGGACAAGTTCAAGGAGGTCAATGACACCTGCGGGCATGCCGTGGGCGACATGCTGCTGCAAGCGGTGGCCAACCGCCTCAAGGGCTGCGTGCGGGAAACCGACACCGTGGCGCGCATGGGCGGCGATGAATTCGTGGTGCTGCTGGAAAGCGTGCAGCACAGCGACGATGCCCAGCAGGTGGCGGAAAAAATTCGCCATGCGCTGAACGAACCGCTGCGCCTGGATGGCCATTGGCTGAATATCCTGCCGAGCATCGGCATCGGCCTGTACCCCGAACATGGCCTGGAAGAAAAGCAGCTGTTCAAGCATGCCGACGAGGCCATGTATGCGGCCAAGCGCGAGCGCAAGAGCCGCTCCAACGCCTGA